Within the Paenibacillus sp. AN1007 genome, the region TGGAAGTGCAATCACCAACATTGACAGTGCAATCAGCAGATAGATCACATGTTTTGTTTTTTTCAACCTCTTCACTATTCACAGCTCCTTCGTTCCATATATAGCTAGTCTATGAACGATTCAGAGGGAATATGAGAGGATCAGAGAAAAAAACCGGACAGATTAGTGCTTATCGAGCTAATCCCTTAGGCTTCAGCTCCGCCGTACAAATGAGCCAGGCTGTCAGCGATAATTTTGTTTACATCCTCGATAATTACACTAAGGCGGCGCTCTGCATCAAACAGGCGGCGGATGTTCAGGTTCAGACTCAATACCTCGAAGAGCTTCTCCATTTTTTCCATCTCGTCCGGTGCCGGCATATCTCCGCTCATCATGCGCTGCTGCAGTTCCATCTGCTGGTTGCGGAAGTTATCCAGCATCGCTTTGGCCTCCGGATCAGCCTCAATCAATTTCATCGCAGAGGTAATCTCTTCCACCTCTCCGCTTTCTCTCAGTGCTTTTGCCAGATCATTGGCTTTGTCATAAATATTCACTATAATTCCTCCTCTAATTGTTGTTCTTCCGTGCCGGAACACGCAGTGTATGTTCTCAAACAAAAGGTTCTGGATCAGGCCGCCCAAAAACGCCCTGAATCAAACACATTTAATTCCGGTTGGGTCAATCACCAAGGGGTATATGTCCTCATATGATGAAGCACATGCCATGTTCAGATGCCGTTCAACTTCAAGATCAGACATCAAGCTGCCGCCCGGAAGGAGATCCGTGATGTCCACTAAAAAAGTAACGATACAGGTTACCGGCTCGGGCATCCTGCAGGACGACGTCATCATGCTGGGCGAAGGGGTCCTCAAGGCTCTAAAGATTCCTTCGGGAAGACCTCTTCAGCTGCAATTCGGTTCTTACCGCCGCGAAGTTACTGTTATTCCGGTTCCCCGGTATGACGGATTACGACTCAATCAGACGGTAGCCAGCAAAACCGGCCTTGTCCCTCGTTCGGTCCTGAGGGTATCTTACCGTGCTTCCAGCCATACGCTTCGCCTGGGACCTTACATCAGCGTTATGGTAAGCCGGGATTACCCCGAACAGCCCGATCGGCCCTTTGGCTCGATTACGATGTTCTGCCAGGAATTAGTGCACGCCTGCAGGAAGCAGGGCGCCTATGTATCCTTTTTCACACCGGAGGACATCGGAGCAGTAACCGGCTATATGAAAGGCTGGGTGTATGATGACGGCTGGAAAAAGACCGTTCTGCCTGTAGCAGATGTGGTCAATAATCGGCTGACGTCCCGTAAACTCGAGAACAAACCTAGCGTACAGCATTTTATGAAAGAAGTAAAATCGCTTTACGGCACACACACCTTCAATGAAAAGTTTCTGGACAAAAACGAGGTGTTTGACGCACTCAAGTCCATCCCGACACTCAAACGGGTGCTGCCCGAGTCTCATCTGCTCAAATCATCAGCGACCCTTAAGACGATGTGCCAGCGTTATCCGGTTATTTTTCTGAAGCCGGTGCGCGGCTCACTGGGTAAAGGCATTATCCGGGTCTCCCGTCAGCCAGAAGGAGGATATCTGACTCTGGCGACAAGTGTCGGAGGTACCCGCAGACAATCGTATGCTTCTCTGGATAAACTGTATGCCAGCATGTCTGGAAAAATGAAAACAACGCGTTATCAGATCCAGCAAGGACTGACCCTGATTGATCACAGCGGCAGACCCGTTGATTTCCGTGCGCTCGTGCAGAAAAACAAGACAGGTAAATGGAGCGTAACCTCTATCGTTGCCCGGATTGCCGGAGGCAGTCACTATGTCTCCAATCTGGCGCGAGGCGGAAGCCTCAGCACTGTTAAAGATGCCGTAGCCAAAACACAGCTGTCCAGTTCCGCCAAAGCTTCGGCATATGCAGGACTTCATACGGCTGCGCTGGAAATCGCCAAAGGCATTGAGAGTGCCATCCCTGCCCACTTTGGTGAACTCGGTATTGATCTGGCCCTGGATACAAGTGGCCGTGTATGGCTGCTTGAGGTGAATTCCAAACCATCCAAAAATGATAATACACCGCTGAGCGAGAGCAAAATTCGCCCTTCGGTCAAAGCTATGCTTGAATACTCCACCTATCTGGCCGGTTTCTAAACATTCATTCCCTAACGGAGGTGCAGCTTGATGTACACATCATCACCAAAGAAGGACACGATGGCGGTTCTGGTACGCGAAGCGGAAGGCTCACCTCTCTTCACGGATGAACGATTCTGCCGTCAGCTCTGTGTGGAAAGCCCACGATACGGGATACGAGTTGTCGTTATTCCGATTCCGGCCGACCTCGCCGTAAGCAGCATTCGCAGAGGATACGTATATCACCAGAAGCAGTGGAAGAACATTCGTATTCCTTCCCTCGATCTGGTGATGAATCGCTGCCTGCGTCCTCTCTCCAGAGGTGCAAGGCAGCAGTTAGAGATGTATTTACCTCTTGGCTCCGGCCTTTATCAGCGATCCTGGTCATCGGCTCTTCCCGGCAAATGGGAAGTTCATCGCGTTCTATCCAGGTCAACCACGCTTCGAGGACTGCTTGCTCCAACTTCCAGGGCCAGGCGGCCTGTTCCCTGGAAAATATGGCTTGCACGCTGGCCCAAAGGTTTGTTTTTCAAACCTGCTTCAGGAACTCATGGCAGGAATACCTTTCGCCTATCTAGGGGAGAAACGCCATCTGCCTGGATTGTGGAAGGTCGTACTGCGAGCAACGAAAACTTTTGCATCACATTTCATCAAGCGGAAGACGTATCTTCCTGGCTGGAATCACATCAGGCTGTACAAAAGATGATTGTGCAGCCTTATCTGGAGCTTAGCCATCAAGGAAGGGCTTTTGATATACGGGCGCTGGTTCAAAAAAATGGGCAGGGCCGCTGGGCACTGACGGGATGCATGGTTCGGGAAGGTGCTGAAGGCTCTCTCACCTCCAATCTTCATGGTGGCGGTAACGCCTATCCCGCAGAAGCATATCTTATCGAACGGTACGGAAAGGTCCGGACTGCATCGCTGCTGCTGCAGATCAGACATTACGCCGCTCTCATCCCTCCGCTGCTGGAGAGCCGCTTCGGCAGACTTGCGGAACTCGGACTTGATTTTGGAGCCGATGCAGACGGACAGCTGTGGCTGATTGAAGTAAACTCAAAACCAGGCCGCACCTCATTTGCAGAAGCACAAGATGAACACATGCATGCCCTGACATATACACAACCGCTTGCTTATGCCCGTTATCTGCTGCAGCAGTATGTTCTCGCGGACGTTTCGCGTCCAATGAAAATGCCGAATTCATCCAGCAAAGCTGGCCTGAAACGTATCCCGATTCCAGGCGGCTGAGGTTTGTAATGCCCGCTTGCCATGGAGCACAAGGATGTTTTTCAGGATAGGAGGATAAATCATGAGTTTGACCTTTTGTAATCTGCATTTCACCCAAAAACCCGAAAAAGTGGTGTACGTATCCAATGCTTTAATGAAAAGCCTCAATCTGTCCGGCAAAAAGACGATACACCTGCGTTTTGGACGTGATCGCGTGCCCGCCACGATCAAGCCCATTCGCAAAGCCGGTAAGCATCTGTATCTGGCATCAGGCATCCGTAACTTGATGAACGTTCCCAAACGCGGAAGCATCTATCTTCGCAACCTCCAGAATGATGAAGTGCAGCTTGGCCCACTCATCGGGGTGCTGTCGGACGGTTCTTCTTCAAGCTCTAATCCGTTTGGTTCGCGAACAGGTTTTATCAAGCAGCTGCTTCGTGAAGGAAGCCGCAAATCGTATATCTATGCTTTCACCCCGAGAGATATCAACTGGCAGAACGAGACGGTCTCCGGTTACTTTCTCAATGAGAGCGGCACTTTTTTCCGCAGAACCGTACCCCTGCCAGATGTTGTCTACAATCGTTTACCGAGCCGCCGCTCCGATTTTTCACCAGCGATCAATCAGCTGCGGGAACGGTTTATCCGCCGCAAAATCCCTTTTTTCAACTGGAGTTTCTTCAATAAATCGGATATTTACAAACTGCTGGAGAACGAACCGACCGCAGGGCGTTATATCCCGGAATCCATCACCAACCCAACGGTCGAACAGATGAAGGAGATGCTGGAGCGGCATCAGTTCGTTTATTATAAACCAACCGCAGGCAGTCTCGGAAACGGAATCTATCGTTTAACCTATTCGCCCAAACGTGGATATTTTGCACGTTATCGCAAGAAAGGCGGCAATGCCCTGCTGCGCTTTGGCTCGTTTAACAGTCTGATGCGCATGCTTCAAGGCAGACATGGCAAACAGCTGCGCGGTTATGTCGTGCAGCAGGGAATACGGCTGATCGAGATTGACGAGTGCCCTATTGATTTTCGTTTCCATATGCATAAAAACGGAAACAATCAGTGGGTTGTAGTCGGCATCGGCGCCAAGAAAGCAGGACGAGGAAGTGTCACCACACACATCAAAAACGGCGGCTCTCTGATGACGCCTGAACAGGCGCTCAGCCGCAACTTCGGGGACCGTGCGGGCGAGGTTCTGCAGCAGGCCAAATCCGTCGCTATTACACTGGCCCAGGCGATTGAATCCCAGCACCAGCATCTGATTGGTGAGATTGGCTTTGATCTGGGCATTGATCAGGAGGAACATGTATGGATGTTCGAAGCGAACGCCAAACCCGGGCGCTCCATCTTCCGTCACCCTTCACTCCGGCTGGAGGGAAAATCTTCGGTGGAGCACATTTTGGAGCACTGCCTGTATTTGAGCAAATTCCGGAAGAAGGAAGACATTTGATGAGCCTCCATGATGATTTCAAACCTGTGATTGCCGTGCTCACCATGCATGATCAACGGCGCATGTTCAGAGGAAATCATCAAAACTTTCAGGATATTCTGCAAACAGGTGAAAGCATGGGATATGTCGTTTATATCGTGACCGTTCGGGATCTTGATGTGACCGGACCTACCGTGAAAGGATATACGTACAACAAAGGGAGCGGCAAATGGACTTCACAGCCGTTTCCCCTCCCTCATGTTTTGTATAATCGTATCCCTAACCGGGAAGACGAACGCAAGCCTTCAGTACAGCGAAAAATTGAAGAGTGCCGACAGTCCGGTATCGAGCTGTATAATCCGTTTTTTTTCAACAAATGGAACCTGTTCGAGTGGCTGAAAAAATCCAAGTCCACCCAGCAGCTGATTCCGCATACCCGGCGGATGCGCAGCGCTTCTTCACTCGGTACCGTGCTGCGCGCCTATCCGTATCTGTATCTCAAACCCGAGAGCGGCAAAGCAGGCAAAGGCATCATGATGCTCAAATTCCAGGAAAAAGAAAAGCTGCCTTACCGACTTAAAATACAGAATACCCGGAGAAGTATGACCTACAAGGCGGCCACGTTAAGCAAGTTATGGGCACGAATTCGCAAAGAAACCGGACATACGCCTTATATCATGCAGCAGGGAATTGAGCTGGCTTCCTCGCACAAGCGCCCTTTTGATCTTCGTGTACTTGTGCAGAAAAATGGCAAGGGACAGTGGAGCGTTACCGGAATCGGAGCAAGGCTCGCAGGCTCCCGCAGCATTACAACTCACGTGCCTCGCGGCGGAAGTGTCGAAGATCCGGAGGAACTGCTCACAGAGTTGTTCGGAGAGGAGATGACAGCGGCTTTAATGAAGCGGGTCAAGTCCACCTCATTAATGATCGCAAGACAGGTTGAACGCGGATCAGGACATACACTTGGTGAAATGTCCATGGATCTGGGCGTCGATGACCTGGGCGAGATCTGGTTCTTTGAAGCCAATGCCAAACCGATGAAATTCGATGAACCACAGATCAGACGGCGTTCACTGGAACGCATTTTCCAGTACAGCGCTTATCTTGCCCGTCAGTCTGTGCAATGACGGACAGGAATACTGTATATAAAGAAGGTGATTGTTTGTGTCCTCACCTGTTCTGGGCATTATGACGTTGTATCTGAATGAACACCGCGCTCTGGAAGAACGAAGCATCTATCGCCGAATGATTCTCGAAGGGCGCAAACGGGGACTCGATATTTATGTGTTTACACCTGCTGATGTGCATTCCAGCGGCAAACGAATTGAAGCGATGGTATACGACGAAAAAAAGGGCTGGTCCAGGGAATGGCGCGCATTCCCGGATCTGATCTTTGACCGATGCCGCATTCAGCGCAACCATCGTTTCCAGCAGCTGCTGGTATTTCGTCAAAAATATGGACATCTGCTCTTCCTGAACCGCCCGCTGCGCAATAAGTGGACCATTCATCAGACCCTTTCCGAGAAAGCCGTCTTCCGGCAGCATCTGCCGGAAACGATATTGTTTCAGGACATGTCCGATGTAAACCGTATGCTCAAGACTTCTTCACTGATCTATCTAAAACCGATCAACGGTACGGGCGGGCGAGGCATTCTGCGCGTAGAGCGCAGCAGCAAGGAACCCAGTACGGTGCTTGTACAGGGACGGGATCAGAAAAGGCGCATAATTACACCGCGCAGGGTCCATCTGTCCAGGCTTGGTCCACTGCTTGAGCATTGGAACATGAAAGACAAATATCTCGTGCAAAAAGGAATCCAGCTCCAGCTCCCGAACGGAAGAGTCCATGACTACCGCATGCTGGTGCAGAAAAATGGAGAAGGCGAGTGGGAACTTACAGGCTGTGCAGGGCGCATGGGCGCAGAGAAAAGTGTAACCTCGAACCTCCATGGCGGCGGTCAGGCGGTTGCCATGCAGCGATTAATGAAGCAGTGGATTCCTGAAGAGGAGCTTCGGCAAGAAGTGACTGCAGCTGCCGAGAAATTCGGGATTGATGTGGCTGCATTTCTGGAGGATACGTATGGGGATCTGTGCGAGCTTGCGCTGGATCTGGCGATTGACAAGAGCGGACATATCTATCTGCTGGAGGTCAACCCCAAACCGGCTCGCGAGGTCTTTGCCCGAATTGGTGAACGAAGCATCTATTATAAAGCGATCACACAACCGCTGGAATATGCCTTGTGGGTGTACCGCAACCGACCTGCCGAAACAGTCAAAAAACCTGTTTCTCCCAGGCCCGCTGCTTCTAAACCAGCGCGGGTGAAGCGAAAACGGAGAATCAAATAAGTCAGCTGTTCAGACGGGTTGGGACATACAGGCCAAAAAAACAGGATAGAAGGTTGAGTATCTGAACCTTCTATCCTGTTTTCATCAATTCAAGACCCATCCCCTGTTTTCATCAATTCAAGACCCATCCTGTTTTCATCGGTTCACGTCCTTTGGAGCGCTAAGTCCAGGTTACCGTGTGCTCATCCATCACGATCCGGGCTTCCCTACCTTGGTACACATACGACAGCGTAAACCTCATATGATCTGGCTCCAGCATATATTTTGTCACGTTCACAGTCTCTTCTGATTCGTCAGCCGGCAGGCATACTGCCGCAACTCCCACTTTGCCTGAGAATTCGGCTTTGCCCTGAATGACAGCCGTTTCAGACTTTGCGCCGTACACTTCAGATACCCAGCCCGACTGTTCTGTCACCTCGAACGATTCACTGCCATCTCCTGCCATCAGAAATCGAATGCACAGCTTGACGGAGGACTGGTCAAATCGGATGCCTGCCCGCTGTTTGGCGTAATCGTCTTTGTTCAGTACAAGCCTTGCTTCCGGATGCAGATGAAACCGCTGCTCCAGTGTATGGAACTTCTCGGCTTCCAGCCAGTCCACGATCAGAAATAAAGGTACACTTTTGCCTGCAAGCACCCAGCGGCGATGGCTGACCGGATCAGGCAGGTGCGTATATCCATCTTGGGAAGCATCCATAAAGTGATAGTTTGCGTGACTTTCATAGCGATGTGTTGTCGCTTCTGCCTCAGGTTTACCCCATTGTTGAGTAGACAAATAGGGTGTCTGATCTGTCCCGTCTACAGTAACTGTATTATGTGCCCTTGTGCTTTTGAAATAATGGCGCCACTGCCCTTCTTCATACGTATAACGTCCGGTATCCGTGAAGAACAATCGGTTATTCCACATCCATTCGATGTTTAAGGCATCAGCATGACCATGAGCACCGCCCATGGATGCTGCATCAAAGAACAGGTATTGACGCTCATCCCTCATCACATAATATCCGGTCTGTGGAAAAGTCCGGCTTGTCAATGAACGTGAAGTTCCAGACTGCAGCCGAACGCACCGCTCATATTTTGCCACACCCACTAACCAGAGGCACTCGGAACTGTCGGTACCGCGGGCCATGAGATCCTCGTCTCCCAGAATTGCCCCCAGCAGCGTCAACCGCTGACGCCCGTCACTAAGCCAGTCTGAATCTCCAATGCCCGTCGATTGATGATCCGGTCTGATCATAGCTTCAGTGAATGAAGCCATCCTGCGCAGACATTCTCCATACCATGCTGAAAACGGGTGTCCCGAAATTCCCGCCAGCAGATACGGTGTACCAAACATCTCAATGCTGGCATTATGATAATGCGTATTTAACTCTACCTGAATGCCCTCTTCGTTCAATTGATGCAGCAGACACAGCTCCAGCCGCTCCGCAGCCACTTGACGCCAATATGGACTGCGCGGATGCTCCTTATAGAAAGCAGCAATCATAAACAACCCCTGCATATGCATAATAGCGTGATTAATCTCTGTGCTGCCGAGATAATGCGTCAGGAACTCTGCATGCTCCTCAAGCCCTTGCAGAAATTCGGTTCGAAATGCTTCGTCCAGCTGCGGGCTTGATTCCATATATTTGTACGCGGTAATCCAAGACTGCACACGCAGACCTGTTTCAAGCAAACGCCAAGGACCCGGTTTCTGAAAATAAACGGCCTCATTATACGGAAGGCCAGCTGGCACTGGATTTTGTTCTCTCCAGGTACGGAAATGATCTATAAATGCAGTCACATATAACGGATTGCCTTTCATTAAGTAAGCTTTGCCCAAATCCAGCATATGCCAGTGCCTGTTAATCCCCCAAGTGAACTCCAGATCATTGGTCGGATTATGAAGCCAGTCCACTGGCGTCCCGAGTGGAATCCAGTTGGTCAGATCATTCGTATATGGCACCATAAATTCATTCAGAACAGCCCGGTTGGCAATCGTCACTGAATTCCGGGCTTCATCCGGAAAGTGTTCCCGGTAATATCGAGCCGCCTGTTCCAGTTCATCCGCAGAAAGGTAAAAATCGCTCATTGCTCTTCCTCAAGAAAATCCTGACGGAATGGCGTGAACACATCCAGTATGACTGCATCTTCCAGCGCCTTTACCCCATGCGGCACATTTAAGCCAGCATAGAAGCTGTCCCCCGCTTTTAGAATACGTGTTTCATCACCTACCTGAACCTCAAAGCTTCCCTTCACAATATAACTGACCTGCTCGTGCGCATCATGGGAGTGGACTTCGCCAACTCCACCTTTGCTGAACGTCACCTCGACCATCATCAGTGTGCCGCCCATACCCAAAATTTTACGCGAACTTGTCTCATTAATAACATGCGCTTCTACGGATTGCTGGTTAATGATCATTTGATTTTCCCCTCTCACACTAAACTGATCTTTCAACAAATATGCACGGCTCTCTCATTAAATATAAACGGCCGCAGTATTTAAACAACGGCCTCCCTGTAAGGTTTTACTCTTCTTTGGACAGTTTACCTTGAAGCTCCGATGAATCAAACGAAGGATCGGCCGCAATTTTAGTCAGACCTGCTGCTTTGCTTTTCTCAAGTGCTGCATTATAACGTGTGTTCAGATCCTTGATTACGCCATCCAGATCACCGCCAGTGAATACATAAGCGGAGAAGGCCTCAGCCCATTTCATGCCTTCAAGCGAGCTCTCTGTAATGACACTTGGATTGGCAGGGAAGATCGCGTCAACTTTTTTCGGCAGGAAACCTTCAATGCCTGGAATGCTCGGTTTCTTATCAGAACTGAGTACCGCAGGAATCAGGGAGATACCGTACCCTTTTTCGTAATACTCACCCTGCAGATCGGTACTGTATACATACTCCATGAATTTCCATGCTGCTTCCTTGTTCTTTGAGTCTGCATTGATGCCGATATAGGAACCACCAATAACTTGCGAAGCCCCTTTAATCGTACCATCCTCTGTTGGCACAGGAGCTGCACCCCAGTTTTCTTTGGTTGGGAATTGATCTTTGTAAACACCTGGCTCACCGGAGTGATTGATGTACATCCCGATTTTGCCTTGGGCAAACTGCGCTCTCAATGGATCGATATCCAGGCTCTCCACACCCGGAAGCATACTGCCATCTTGATTCATCTGACGAAGGGCCTCGGCAATCGACTTGTACATGTTGAAGTCAAATTGACCTGTCTTGTAGTTAAAACCGTCGATACCTTCGTTCGTACTTGCACCAGCAATCGTGTTTGCCGCTCTCCAGAAACCGCTGCCACTTTTGAATGGGCTGGCAAAGCCATAGATGCCTTCACTTTTACCTACTTCGGTAATTTTCTTCGCGTCTGCTACCATTTCGGCAATGGTTTTAGGCGGTGAAGCAATGCCTGCTTTTTGGAAAATATCTTTATTGTACACCAGTCTCCAGATCTGGCCTGTGTTCGGAAGGGTATAGACTTTTCCATCAATTGTATTTTTATTTTCGATCAGGCTGTCCTTGAATGTTTCCTTCATGGCATCACTCATATACCCGTCGATTGGAGCTAGATACCCCTTTTGATAGTACGTTTGGAAATCGTCGATCTGAAACACATCAGGAGCTTGTTTACTCGCAAAAGCGATATCAACGGCCTGCGGATAATTGTCACCCATGACGGTCATTTCCACTTCAATGTTATCTTTGTTAGTCTGGTTGAACTGCTCAATCTTGGATTTCATAAAATCAGCATCGTGCCGATCCGGAGTCCAATAGACCACTTTCGTTTTGCCGTTACTCTGTTTTCCGCCGCCAGCTGCAGCCCCGCTGCCCGTTGTCGTTCCACTGTCTGTCGAACAACCGGCTACCGTTAATGCAAGCACAGCACTTAGTGCAGTCATCATCCACTTCTTAACCATTGAAATGCCCCCTTATGCTTGTCTGGACAACCTGTTTGGTTCCCCGTTAACGTAATGATAAACGTTCCACTTCTATCAAAGTGAGGGACATTCTGACTATGCAAGGTGGGAAAAATGACGATCTCTGTCTTATCCGTTCTCGTACATCTGCCGGAAGTGTGTCGGGGTCATACCGCAGTATTTCTTGAAAAGACCGCTGAAATAGGGCCTGTCCTCATAACCCAGCATCTGGCATATTTCCTGTACCTGCACTCCCGCAACCAGCAGCTCCTTGGCCTTTTCCATTCTTAACTTTGTAATATATTGAATAAGCGTCATACCCGTCTCCTTCTTGAACGCATTCGCAAAGTAACTTGGACTTAAGTGAACCGACTGGGCACAAGTCTGCAATGTGAGATTTTCGGACAGATTCATACTGATAAACTCTTGCGATTTGCTGATGGCCTGTTTGACATCAGTAAGCCTTTTCTTATCCATAATCTCACAGCCCATACTGCTGAAATGCTTGATGTAATCTCCCCAGCCGTCAAACGTCAACGACCGCATCGCTTCCAGCACGGTCAGATCTGCTTCCAGACGAAGCCGTTCTTCTTCCGTGATTTCATCACAGAACGCACGGTAGATCGCAAATGCAAGTCCTGACAACAGACGGATCATCGTCAGCGGCTCGGGTAAACCTTTGGCGTTCTGCCAGACTTTCAAAATATCATCGATAATTCGGTGACAAGAACTTTCATTCCCACATTTCAATGCGTAAAATAGCTCCTTTTCCTTTTCCAATGGATAGACGGGAACCACCGTATCCTGATTTTCCAGCTCTGCATACTGAAAAATGCAGTTCCC harbors:
- a CDS encoding YheC/YheD family protein, which translates into the protein MSSPVLGIMTLYLNEHRALEERSIYRRMILEGRKRGLDIYVFTPADVHSSGKRIEAMVYDEKKGWSREWRAFPDLIFDRCRIQRNHRFQQLLVFRQKYGHLLFLNRPLRNKWTIHQTLSEKAVFRQHLPETILFQDMSDVNRMLKTSSLIYLKPINGTGGRGILRVERSSKEPSTVLVQGRDQKRRIITPRRVHLSRLGPLLEHWNMKDKYLVQKGIQLQLPNGRVHDYRMLVQKNGEGEWELTGCAGRMGAEKSVTSNLHGGGQAVAMQRLMKQWIPEEELRQEVTAAAEKFGIDVAAFLEDTYGDLCELALDLAIDKSGHIYLLEVNPKPAREVFARIGERSIYYKAITQPLEYALWVYRNRPAETVKKPVSPRPAASKPARVKRKRRIK
- a CDS encoding alginate lyase family protein, producing the protein MSDFYLSADELEQAARYYREHFPDEARNSVTIANRAVLNEFMVPYTNDLTNWIPLGTPVDWLHNPTNDLEFTWGINRHWHMLDLGKAYLMKGNPLYVTAFIDHFRTWREQNPVPAGLPYNEAVYFQKPGPWRLLETGLRVQSWITAYKYMESSPQLDEAFRTEFLQGLEEHAEFLTHYLGSTEINHAIMHMQGLFMIAAFYKEHPRSPYWRQVAAERLELCLLHQLNEEGIQVELNTHYHNASIEMFGTPYLLAGISGHPFSAWYGECLRRMASFTEAMIRPDHQSTGIGDSDWLSDGRQRLTLLGAILGDEDLMARGTDSSECLWLVGVAKYERCVRLQSGTSRSLTSRTFPQTGYYVMRDERQYLFFDAASMGGAHGHADALNIEWMWNNRLFFTDTGRYTYEEGQWRHYFKSTRAHNTVTVDGTDQTPYLSTQQWGKPEAEATTHRYESHANYHFMDASQDGYTHLPDPVSHRRWVLAGKSVPLFLIVDWLEAEKFHTLEQRFHLHPEARLVLNKDDYAKQRAGIRFDQSSVKLCIRFLMAGDGSESFEVTEQSGWVSEVYGAKSETAVIQGKAEFSGKVGVAAVCLPADESEETVNVTKYMLEPDHMRFTLSYVYQGREARIVMDEHTVTWT
- a CDS encoding sugar ABC transporter substrate-binding protein; translation: MVKKWMMTALSAVLALTVAGCSTDSGTTTGSGAAAGGGKQSNGKTKVVYWTPDRHDADFMKSKIEQFNQTNKDNIEVEMTVMGDNYPQAVDIAFASKQAPDVFQIDDFQTYYQKGYLAPIDGYMSDAMKETFKDSLIENKNTIDGKVYTLPNTGQIWRLVYNKDIFQKAGIASPPKTIAEMVADAKKITEVGKSEGIYGFASPFKSGSGFWRAANTIAGASTNEGIDGFNYKTGQFDFNMYKSIAEALRQMNQDGSMLPGVESLDIDPLRAQFAQGKIGMYINHSGEPGVYKDQFPTKENWGAAPVPTEDGTIKGASQVIGGSYIGINADSKNKEAAWKFMEYVYSTDLQGEYYEKGYGISLIPAVLSSDKKPSIPGIEGFLPKKVDAIFPANPSVITESSLEGMKWAEAFSAYVFTGGDLDGVIKDLNTRYNAALEKSKAAGLTKIAADPSFDSSELQGKLSKEE
- a CDS encoding YheC/YheD family protein is translated as MYTSSPKKDTMAVLVREAEGSPLFTDERFCRQLCVESPRYGIRVVVIPIPADLAVSSIRRGYVYHQKQWKNIRIPSLDLVMNRCLRPLSRGARQQLEMYLPLGSGLYQRSWSSALPGKWEVHRVLSRSTTLRGLLAPTSRARRPVPWKIWLARWPKGLFFKPASGTHGRNTFRLSRGETPSAWIVEGRTASNENFCITFHQAEDVSSWLESHQAVQKMIVQPYLELSHQGRAFDIRALVQKNGQGRWALTGCMVREGAEGSLTSNLHGGGNAYPAEAYLIERYGKVRTASLLLQIRHYAALIPPLLESRFGRLAELGLDFGADADGQLWLIEVNSKPGRTSFAEAQDEHMHALTYTQPLAYARYLLQQYVLADVSRPMKMPNSSSKAGLKRIPIPGG
- a CDS encoding cupin domain-containing protein: MIINQQSVEAHVINETSSRKILGMGGTLMMVEVTFSKGGVGEVHSHDAHEQVSYIVKGSFEVQVGDETRILKAGDSFYAGLNVPHGVKALEDAVILDVFTPFRQDFLEEEQ
- a CDS encoding YheC/YheD family protein — translated: MSLTFCNLHFTQKPEKVVYVSNALMKSLNLSGKKTIHLRFGRDRVPATIKPIRKAGKHLYLASGIRNLMNVPKRGSIYLRNLQNDEVQLGPLIGVLSDGSSSSSNPFGSRTGFIKQLLREGSRKSYIYAFTPRDINWQNETVSGYFLNESGTFFRRTVPLPDVVYNRLPSRRSDFSPAINQLRERFIRRKIPFFNWSFFNKSDIYKLLENEPTAGRYIPESITNPTVEQMKEMLERHQFVYYKPTAGSLGNGIYRLTYSPKRGYFARYRKKGGNALLRFGSFNSLMRMLQGRHGKQLRGYVVQQGIRLIEIDECPIDFRFHMHKNGNNQWVVVGIGAKKAGRGSVTTHIKNGGSLMTPEQALSRNFGDRAGEVLQQAKSVAITLAQAIESQHQHLIGEIGFDLGIDQEEHVWMFEANAKPGRSIFRHPSLRLEGKSSVEHILEHCLYLSKFRKKEDI
- a CDS encoding YheC/YheD family protein; translated protein: MSTKKVTIQVTGSGILQDDVIMLGEGVLKALKIPSGRPLQLQFGSYRREVTVIPVPRYDGLRLNQTVASKTGLVPRSVLRVSYRASSHTLRLGPYISVMVSRDYPEQPDRPFGSITMFCQELVHACRKQGAYVSFFTPEDIGAVTGYMKGWVYDDGWKKTVLPVADVVNNRLTSRKLENKPSVQHFMKEVKSLYGTHTFNEKFLDKNEVFDALKSIPTLKRVLPESHLLKSSATLKTMCQRYPVIFLKPVRGSLGKGIIRVSRQPEGGYLTLATSVGGTRRQSYASLDKLYASMSGKMKTTRYQIQQGLTLIDHSGRPVDFRALVQKNKTGKWSVTSIVARIAGGSHYVSNLARGGSLSTVKDAVAKTQLSSSAKASAYAGLHTAALEIAKGIESAIPAHFGELGIDLALDTSGRVWLLEVNSKPSKNDNTPLSESKIRPSVKAMLEYSTYLAGF
- a CDS encoding YheC/YheD family protein; translation: MSLHDDFKPVIAVLTMHDQRRMFRGNHQNFQDILQTGESMGYVVYIVTVRDLDVTGPTVKGYTYNKGSGKWTSQPFPLPHVLYNRIPNREDERKPSVQRKIEECRQSGIELYNPFFFNKWNLFEWLKKSKSTQQLIPHTRRMRSASSLGTVLRAYPYLYLKPESGKAGKGIMMLKFQEKEKLPYRLKIQNTRRSMTYKAATLSKLWARIRKETGHTPYIMQQGIELASSHKRPFDLRVLVQKNGKGQWSVTGIGARLAGSRSITTHVPRGGSVEDPEELLTELFGEEMTAALMKRVKSTSLMIARQVERGSGHTLGEMSMDLGVDDLGEIWFFEANAKPMKFDEPQIRRRSLERIFQYSAYLARQSVQ
- a CDS encoding YlbF family regulator — its product is MNIYDKANDLAKALRESGEVEEITSAMKLIEADPEAKAMLDNFRNQQMELQQRMMSGDMPAPDEMEKMEKLFEVLSLNLNIRRLFDAERRLSVIIEDVNKIIADSLAHLYGGAEA